A single genomic interval of Eurosta solidaginis isolate ZX-2024a chromosome 3, ASM4086904v1, whole genome shotgun sequence harbors:
- the LOC137244646 gene encoding juvenile hormone esterase-like, protein MQSPHNIWQTILMFTLLCFQPTTTNITKVTTKSLVEEPVSKHKSFDAPKICVGTLGCLQGKYMSGFEGENFEAYLGIPYALPPVGELRFANPKEFRGWNGILDAAKPKPNCLQKNYILPVPVVDGVEDCLYLNVYSPIIESQRSLPVMVYIHGGGWFSGTASPLFHGPEYLMDTNEVILVTIAYRLGPFGFLSTNDANMPGNLGLKDQNLALLWIKRNIVEFGGDPEKITLFGQSAGAVSAHLHVLSKQSEGLFRSIIAMSGTANVPFSITENPLQQTRTFAKFCNISHSDELSTSELVQELRHMNATDLLNAGDGLKYWHIDHMTNFRPIVETHGTPDAFLTDHPVRLLSEGKYKAVPWMTGIVLGEGAVRVLSILANETLRQDFNSNFRELLQKLLDFPKFFDHGQRAAKTQQIIDEYFDGQAELNNITAHGFLECITDRAFHQPFYNVVNNYIRTVDAKRYPIYLYQFNYKGPYSFAKFYTGGVSIGDFGVVHCDDLIYTFRAPALYPDFQKGSNDAKFAALFVGNLVHFAKYGKPRNADALRPCTEDTFGNESDSICDYQEFINAEPNELQIRTNNKFNVRRAKLWNSILDIESSCTII, encoded by the exons ATGCAATCACCTCATAATATTTGGCAAACAATTCTTATGTTCACATTACTATGCTTTCAACCAACAACAACGAACATAACGAAAGTTACCACCAAATCATTGGTGGAGGAACCAGTGTCAAAACATAAATCATTCGATGCACCCAAAATTTGTGTAGGCACTTTAGGCTGTTTACAGGGCAAATACATGAGCGGATTTGAAGGTGAAAATTTTGAAGCATATCTAGGTATACCGTATGCTTTACCGCCAGTGGGAGAATTACGATTCGCT AACCCCAAAGAGTTCCGAGGTTGGAATGGCATTTTAGATGCAGCCAAACCAAAACCGAATTGtttgcaaaaaaattatatattaccGGTTCCTGTGGTGGATGGAGTTGAGGATTGCCTTTATTTGAATGTCTACAGCCCAATC ATTGAGTCCCAGCGTTCATTACCAGTAATGGTTTATATTCATGGCGGTGGTTGGTTTAGTGGTACAGCCAGCCCCCTCTTTCATGGACCGGAGTATTTAATGGATACAAACGAGGTCATATTGGTTACAATCGCATATAGATTAGGGCCGTTTG GTTTTCTCTCAACAAACGATGCCAACATGCCTGGTAATTTAGGTCTTAAAGATCAAAATCTTGCACTACTTTGGATAAAACGAAATATCGTTGAATTCGGCGGTGATCCAGAAAAAATTACCCTGTTTGGACAGAGTGCTGGTGCTGTTTCTGCGCATCTGCATGTATTAAGTAAACAATCCGAAG GCCTGTTCCGCAGTATAATTGCAATGAGCGGCACAGCAAATGTTCCTTTCAGCATCACGGAAAATCCTCTTCAGCAGACCCGCACATTTGCTAAATTTTGTAATATTAGCCATTCGGATGAGCTGAGCACATCCGAGTTGGTGCAGGAATTACGTCACATGAACGCCACTGATTTGTTGAATGCGGGTGACGGCCTCAAGTATTGGCACATTGATCATATGACTAATTTTCGTCCGATTGTGGAAACGCATGGCACACCTGATGCCTTTTTGACTGACCACCCGGTACGATTATTGTCTGAGGGTAAATACAAGGCTGTACCATGGATGACAGGTATCGTTCTAGGAGAGGGCGCCGTACGTGTTCTCTCGATACTAGCAAATGAAACCTTGCGACAAGACTTTAACTCAAATTTTCGCGAGTTACTACAAAAATTACTCGACTTTCCAAAGTTCTTTGATCATGGACAACGGGCGGCTAAAACTCAACAGATTATCGATGAATATTTCGATGGACAAGCTGAATTGAACAATATAACGGCCCATGGTTTTCTCGAG TGCATCACAGATCGCGCTTTTCATCAACCCTTCTATAATGTTGTCAATAATTATATACGTACAGTAGATGCCAAGAGATATCCCATATATTTATACCAGTTCAACTACAAAGGCCCCTACAGTTTTGCCAAATTTTATACTGGCGGCGTTTCGATTGGTGATTTTGGTGTGGTGCACTGCGATGATTTAATTTACACCTTTCGTGCACCGGCGCTATATCCAGATTTTCAGAAAGGATCAAACGATGCTAAATTTGCAGCGCTTTTTGTTGGGAATCTGGTGCACTTTGctaaatatgg CAAACCCCGAAACGCGGATGCTTTACGACCATGCACTGAGGATACATTTGGAAATGAGTCGGACAGTATTTGTGATTATCAGGAGTTTATAAATGCTGAACCAAATGAATTGCAAATCAGAACAAATAACAAATTTAATGTTAGACGAGCGAAATTATGGAATAGTATTTTAGATATAGAATCATCATGCACAATTATTTGA